One window of the Thunnus albacares chromosome 3, fThuAlb1.1, whole genome shotgun sequence genome contains the following:
- the LOC122973733 gene encoding histone H2B 3-like, whose translation MPDPVKAPKKGSKKAVSKATKTGKKKRKTRKESYAIYVYKVLKQVHPDTGISSKAMGIMNSFVGDIFERIAGEASRLAHYNKRSTITSREIQTAVRLLLPGELAKHAVSEGTKAVTKYTSSK comes from the coding sequence ATGCCTGATCCAGTCAAAGCACCGAAGAAAGGCTCCAAGAAGGCCGTGTCTAAAGCCACCAAGACCggcaagaagaagaggaagaccaGGAAAGAGAGCTACGCTATCTACGTGTACAAGGTGTTGAAGCAGGTCCACCCCGACACCGGCATCTCCTCCAAGGCCATGGGCATCATGAACTCCTTCGTGGGGGACATCTTTGAGCGCATCGCCGGTGAGGCTTCCCGCCTTGCTCACTACAACAAGCGCTCCACCATCACCTCCAGGGAGATCCAGACCGCCGTCCGCCTGCTGCTGCCCGGTGAGCTGGCCAAACACGCCGTGTCTGAGGGCACCAAGGCCGTCACCAAGTACACCAGCTCCAAGTAA
- the LOC122973761 gene encoding histone H4 translates to MSGRGKGGKGLGKGGAKRHRKVLRDNIQGITKPAIRRLARRGGVKRISGLIYEETRGVLKVFLENVIRDAVTYTEHAKRKTVTAMDVVYALKRQGRTLYGFGG, encoded by the coding sequence ATGAGcggaagaggaaaaggaggaaagggACTCGGTAAAGGAGGCGCCAAGCGTCACCGTAAAGTCCTCCGTGATAACATCCAGGGAATCACCAAACCCGCCATCCGCCGTCTGGCTCGCCGTGGTGGAGTCAAGCGTATCTCCGGTCTGATCTACGAGGAGACCCGCGGAGTGTTGAAGGTCTTCCTGGAGAATGTCATCCGTGATGCCGTCACCTACACCGAGCACGCCAAGAGAAAGACCGTGACTGCTATGGATGTGGTTTATGCTCTCAAGAGGCAGGGACGCACTCTGTACGGCTTCGGAGGTTAA
- the LOC122973663 gene encoding tripartite motif-containing protein 16-like, whose translation MEQKGVQLDRETFSCSICLDLLKDPVTIPCGHSYCMSCIKTHWNGEDQKKTYSCPQCRQTFTPKPVLMKNTMLADLVEELKKTGLQAAPADHCYAGPEDVACDFCTGRKLKAFKSCLNCLVSYCEKHLQLHYNVGQFKKHKLVDPSKKLQENICSRHDEVMKMFCRTDQQSICYLCSVEEHKGHDTVSAAAERTERQRELEVSRQNIQQRIQDREKDVKLLQQEVKVISRSADETVEDSEKIFTELIRLIQKRSSDVKQQIRSQQETEVSRVKELQEKLEQEITELKRKDAELKQLSHTEDHNQFLHNYPSLSQLSEPTDSSSINIRPLRYFEDVIAAVSELRDQLQDILREKRTNISMTVTEVDVLLPEVEPKTRAEFLKYKQEITLDPNTAYTYLLLSEGNRKAGTTRQQQSYPSHPDRFINWFQVLSKESLTGRCYWEVKRRGRAVGVAVAYKNIRRAGGSNECGFGFNDKSWSLRCDTNGYEFWFNSIFAPVSGPGSSRVGVYLDHRAGILSFYSISETMTLLHRVQTTFTQP comes from the coding sequence ATGGAGCAGAAAGGAGTTCAGCTGGACCGAGAAACCTTCTCttgttcgatctgtctggatctactgaaggatccggtgactattccctgtggacacagctactgcatgagctgtattaaaacacactgGAATGGAGAAGATCAGAAGAAGAcctacagctgccctcagtgcagacagaccttcacaccgaAGCCTGTCCtgatgaaaaacaccatgttagcagatttaGTGGAGGAGttgaagaagactggactccaagctgctcctgctgatcactgctatgctggacctgaagatgtggcctgtgatttctgcactgggaggaagctgaaagccttCAAATCCTGTTTAAATTGTCTCgtctcttactgtgagaaacacctcCAGCTTCACTACAATGTAggtcaatttaaaaaacacaagctggtcgacccctccaagaagctccaggagaacatctgctctcgtcacgatgaggtgatgaagatgttctgccgtactgatcagcagagtatctgttatctctgctctgtggaggaacataaaggccacgacacagtctcagctgcagcagaaaggactgagaggcagagagagctcgaggtgagtcgacaaaacatccagcagagaatccaggacagagagaaagatgtgaagctgcttcaacaggaggtgaaGGTCATCAGTCGCTCTGCTGATGAaacagtggaggacagtgagaagatcttcactgagctgatccgtctcatccagaaaagaagctctgatgtgaagcagcagatcagatcccagcaggaaactgaagtgagtcgagtcaaagagcttcaggagaagctggagcaggagatcactgagctgaagaggaaagacgctgaactgaagcagctctcacacacagaggatcacaaccagtttctacacaactacccctcactgtcacaactcagtgaacctacagactcatccagcatcaatatccgtcctctgagatactttgaggatgtgatagcagctgtgtcagagctcagagatcaactacaggacatcctgagggagaaaaggacaaacatctcaatgacagtgactgaagtggacgttttactgCCAGAAGtagaacccaagaccagagctgagttcttaaaatataaacaagaaatcacactggatccaaacacagcataCACATatctgttattatctgaggggaacagaaaagcaggaACAACGAGACAACAACAGTCTTATCctagtcacccagacagattcattAATTGGTTTCAGGTCCTGAGTaaagagagtctgactggacgttgttactgggaggtgaagaggagaggaagagcagTTGGTGTggcagtcgcatacaagaatatcagaAGAGCAGGAGGCTCAAATGAATGTGGATTCGGATTCAATGACAAATCTTGGTCTTTGAGATGTGACACTAATGGTTATGAATTTTGGTTCAATAGTATCTTTGCTCCCgtctcaggtcctggttcctccagagtaggagtgtacctggatcacagagcaggtattctgtccttctacagcatCTCagaaaccatgactctcctccacagagtccagaccacattcactcagcct
- the LOC122973723 gene encoding histone H2A-like, whose protein sequence is MSGRGKTGGKARAKAKTRSSRAGLQFPVGRVHRHLRKGNYAQRVGAGAPVYMAAVLEYLTAEILELAGNAARDNKKTRIIPRHLQLAVRNDEELNKLLGGVTIAQGGVLPNIQAVLLPKKTEKPAKK, encoded by the coding sequence ATGAGCGGAAGAGGCAAAACCGGAGGCAAAGCCCGCGCCAAGGCAAAGACCCGCTCCTCTCGTGCCGGGCTCCAGTTCCCAGTCGGTCGTGTTCACAGACATCTGCGCAAAGGCAACTATGCGCAGCGTGTCGGTGCCGGAGCCCCCGTCTACATGGCGGCTGTGCTGGAGTACCTGACCGCTGAGATCCTGGAGCTGGCTGGAAACGCTGCCCGCGACAACAAGAAGACCAGGATCATCCCCCGTCACCTGCAGCTGGCTGTCCGCAACGACGAGGAGCTCAACAAGCTGCTGGGCGGAGTGACCATCGCTCAGGGCGGCGTGCTGCCCAACATCCAGGCTGTGCTGCTGCCCAAGAAGACCGAGAAGCCCGCCAAGAAGTAA